One genomic segment of Bombina bombina isolate aBomBom1 chromosome 4, aBomBom1.pri, whole genome shotgun sequence includes these proteins:
- the LOC128655729 gene encoding refilin-B-like, with the protein MVGRLNLQDVPDLLDMKKKGERVLDSPDSGLPPSPCPSNWLLTAGVAEKAIEQEPSPAQGNLPLLSLTNNCIPRLCPLSFGEGVEFDPLPPKEIRYTSSVKYDSDKHFIDNIYMPVGLGLSSCRQTVICVPNCTWRNYKAEVYFEPKNKPQRFMSTTIVYPKHTKTVYTTTLDFNCKKFMRRFLSSVELEAADCLGGECYMD; encoded by the coding sequence ATGGTCGGGAGGCTGAACCTGCAGGATGTCCCTGATCTGCTCGACATGAAGAAGAAGGGTGAGAGGGTTCTGGATAGTCCAGATTCTGGGCTCCCTCCCAGCCCCTGTCCCAGTAACTGGCTTTTGACTGCAGGAGTGGCAGAGAAAGCTATTGAACAAGAACCTTCACCAGCACAGGGGAACTTGCCTCTTTTAAGTCTGACAAATAACTGCATTCCAAGACTGTGTCCTTTGTCTTTTGGAGAGGGTGTGGAGTTTGATCCTTTGCCTCCTAAAGAAATAAGGTACACCTCCTCAGTTAAATATGACTCTGATAAACACTTCATTGACAATATCTACATGCCGGTCGGACTGGGCCTCTCCTCCTGCAGACAAACAGTGATCTGCGTCCCAAATTGCACATGGCGCAACTATAAAGCAGAGGTCTACTTTGAACCTAAGAATAAGCCTCAGAGGTTCATGAGCACCACTATTGTGTATCCAAAACATACAAAAACTGTCTACACAACTACGTTGGATTTCAACTGCAAGAAGTTTATGAGGCGTTTTCTGTCAAGTGTAGAGTTGGAAGCTGCTGATTGCTTAGGTGGTGAATGCTACATGGATTAA